A single genomic interval of Oncorhynchus mykiss isolate Arlee chromosome 13, USDA_OmykA_1.1, whole genome shotgun sequence harbors:
- the LOC110485323 gene encoding serine/threonine-protein kinase LMTK1 isoform X3, with the protein MRIRQVQLLKSSELGRHSLLYVKEIGHGWFGKVLLGEVNAGLSTTQVVVKELKASASVQDQMHFLEEAQPYRALQNPALLQCLAQCSEVTPYLLVMEFCPLGDLKSYLRSCRAADSVTPDPLTLQRMACEIASGLLHLHKHNFIHSDLALRNCLLTSERTVKIGDYGLSHSRYKDDYFVTPDQIWVPLRWIAPELIDEVHGNLLVVDQTKDSNVWSLGVTIWELFELGNQPYRHYTDRQVLTYAVKEQQLKLTRPRLKVPLAERWYEVMQFCWLQPEQRPNSEEVHLLLTYLCAKGASGVQEDFEQRWNSLRPNLTGSTTHSHTAPAPPPLAQTTVPAPARPSIPGDVELEPASTSRNSFPLLEHFSQDSFHSDSGDDILTVTETSYGGLNFEYKWEQARAEQPYCSSSTSGPLGQGNPHYQDVYYPVGNTSTSGSCKGDGGGGGLVLGVSPSYYESDHSGSGSGSGVGVVPVLSAHSPSVGSEYYIRIEEPVECNINLDDSVVDYSPGLEAEDGSLSSGSRTPQPQSQSQSQSQSQSQSQSQSQPSAYWSAAAGDSSGGKHSTHDSDNSPALSLTMEPLMRQTASTASPVELGRSHQYFSPNQRQAFYCEQSPIRETCCQSPEDTPIMSQLNLHHPMGRLETPLGVGSSHSQCLSSPSLGHCDPYLEASQGFSTTSRRTVSEGYYDMMGPLRKTLPMANHISIDVETGDGGLLVGGRRRGESDTGDIDDGDLFSEREATNWTSNHSANNNSMTFDLRQTGQSQDSYLDLHYTNTTTHSSTVTGSCNSSNMCQQHSSRAFSYMEATGRESAVCSSSSRPSEGSSATTYGHLCHGARDKPVCLSDHSTLDHLRGVAVDSLSSSSVAVKCVNLKGGVKDGVPTTKTTTTVSVEGHSKNPSLITGERQFSHPKMIPGPGCIQSPSTYMELDTRTGLSTKAVLTEKQGGNVWEIPSHVKDRGPVEVMSGGVGERRLGMGLAHPQGVLLEPVGSLFEASRGLDSGLEMAGHSSISLVDISNCSYDDEDDDITDITSGILADYSLDYADEVGDDLSPAHHPHGRSLQNPVGTPDSMDTLDMLSLSLSVTTASPCEAFSLDDVFLHPSSSLSSSFTSSSLLPKSLDSGYDTENNESPEFILKEGGGNGDFLLDCEGNQQQHPVLGGSHLARGGVSQGPRSDQMVLQQVDLGDGVGVTLCTSSSSGCTEMQLKGLRDKNPFVDSAYFSDYDAENERSPQDEGSNFFSSPGDKKDFVGHTASKQRIRSARREDGYRDLTDLTGNTNTNGVVVFDTTTGSSPSSAPGPRLSMLAPFPPQMGGCLAKESAPDDAVGLESEHSGEEPASGCSSTMVSEGSSTVQEASARHPDQENHHRASEDDYSPIQSLGSDSTIDYREEVMKEKEEDGEGEQGSTEEDMPEFNQVDEDGENGERGGEEEEYEELEEENEEEEEKAGYSRHQNGPVGLLTSSPSLLSCSPSLQELCREVERRAPLTEGEESDDSESEEELRSYNLQEELSEEDSEGEVMGVPVVVSDSSGARNLRSLLKMPTLLTQSFCDELDRKKKAVSFFDDVTVFLFDQESPTGELADFTFPPGAESSGQASGGENPQPDLQPHPTMGHHHHHPTMGHHLHPPGRAPHASEDSDGNMSEEGGGFEWEDDIPLMTSPLSSPSTAEPPVSDPIPVPAAKPPEDKPPEDKPVAVTAASQFSRFSVSRSRFSITHVPNPDMNSGGSSEDGERQ; encoded by the exons TGACCTGGCCTTAAGGAACTGCCTTCTGACCTCGGAGAGGACAGTAAAGATAGGAGACTATGGCCTCTCACACAGCAGATACAAG GATGACTACTTTGTGACTCCAGACCAGATCTGGGTGCCGCTGCGTTGGATCGCCCCAGAGCTCATAGACGAGGTGCATGGTAACCTACTAGTGGTGGACCAGACTAAGGACAGCAACGTCTG GTCTCTGGGAGTGACTATCTGGGAGTTGTTTGAGTTGGGGAACCAGCCGTAcagacactacactgacagacaggtCCTGACCTACGCTGTGAAGGAACAGCAGCTCAAACTAACCAGGCCCCGGCTCAAAGTACCCCTGGCTGAGCGCTG GTATGAAGTGATGCAGTTCTGCTGGCTGCAGCCAGAGCAGAGACCCAACAGTGAGGAGGTACACCTCCTCCTCACCTACCTGTGTGCCAAGGGGGCCAGTGGAGTCCAGGAGGACTTTGAACAGCGCTGGAACTCCCTGAGACCCAACCTGACTGGCAGCACCACCCACAGCCACACCGCCCCAGCCCCTCCACCACTAGCCCAGACTACTGTCCCTGCCCCAGCCCGACCATCTATCCCTGGGGACGTGGAGTTGGAGCCGGCCTCCACCTCCCGCAACTCCTTCCCCCTCCTAGAACACTTCTCCCAAGACAGCTTCCACTCAGACAGCGGTGACGACATCCTGACCGTGACAGAGACCAGCTATGGTGGGCTCAACTTTGAGTACAAGTGGGAGCAGGCGAGAGCCGAGCAGCCATACTGTTCCTCATCCACCAGCGGGCCTCTGGGCCAGGGCAACCCTCACTACCAGGACGTATACTACCCCGTCGGGAACACCTCCACCTCGGGCAGCTGTAAAGGGGACGGAGGGGGTGGAGGGCTTGTTCTGGGGGTCTCCCCATCCTACTACGAGTCCGACCACTCCGGATCGGGGTCAGGGTCGGGGGTAGGGGTGGTGCCGGTGTTGAGCGCTCACAGCCCTTCGGTCGGCAGTGAGTACTACATCCGTATTGAGGAGCCGGTGGAGTGTAATATCAACCTGGATGATAGTGTGGTTGACTACAGCCCTGGGTTGGAGGCTGAGGATGGCAGCCTCTCCTCAGGGAGCAGAACCccacagccccagtcccagtcccagtcccagtcccagtcccagtcccagtcccagtcccagtcccagcccagtGCCTACTGGTCAGCAGCAGCAGGCGACAGCAGTGGGGGTAAACACAGTACCCATGACTCTGACAATAGCCCGGCCTTGTCCCTGACCATGGAGCCTCTCATGAGACAGACAGCCAGCACAGCCAGTCCCGTGGAGCTGGGGCGGTCCCACCAGTACTTCTCACCCAATCAGAGACAGGCTTTCTACTGTGAACAGTCGCCCATTCGAGAGACGTGTTGCCAATCACCAGAGGACACGCCCATAATGTCCCAGCTGAACCTGCATCATCCAATGGGGAGGCTGGAAACCCCTCTGGGGGTGGGGTCCTCCCACTCCCAGTGCCTGAGTAGCCCTAGTCTGGGACACTGTGACCCCTACCTCGAGGCTAGCCAAGGCTTCTCCACCACATCCAGGAGGACGGTTAGTGAAGGCTACTATGACATGATGGGTCCCCTCAGAAAGACTCTACCCATGGCTAACCATATTAGCATCGACGTGGAGACGGGGGACGGGGGACTTTTGGTGgggggcaggaggagaggagaaagtgaCACTGGGGACATCGACGATGGTGATCTCTTCTCTGAGAGAGAAGCCACCAACTGGACCTCCAACCACTCGGCCAATAACAACAGCATGACTTTTGACCTTAGGCAGACGGGCCAATCACAGGACAGCTATCTGGACCTCCATTACACCAACACCACGACACACTCCTCTACTGTAACAGGCTCGTGTAacagtagcaacatgtgccagcaGCACAGCTCCAGAGCATTCAGCTATATGGaggccacagggagagagagcgctgtCTGCTCTTCCTCTAGCAGACCCAGTGAGGGTAGTAGTGCTACTACATATGGTCACCTGTGTCACGGAGCTAGAGATAAACCTGTGTGTCTCTCAGACCACTCTACCCTAGATCATCTCAGAGGTGTTGCTGTTgactctctctccagctcttctGTTGCTGTCAAGTGTGTTAACCTCAAAGGTGGTGTAAAGGACGGCGTCCCCACCACCAAAACTACAACTACGGTGTCTGTAGAGGGTCACAGTAAAAACCCATCTCTGATTACAGGAGAGAGGCAATTCTCCCATCCCAAGATGATCCCAGGACCAGGCTGTATCCAATCTCCGTCCACATACATGGAGCTTGACACTCGCACAGGCCTCAGCACTAAGGCAGTCCTGACAGAGAAGCAGGGGGGTAATGTCTGGGAGATACCTTCACATGTTAAAGACAGAGGTCCAGTGGAGGTGATGTCTGGTGGTGTGGGGGAGAGGAGGCTGGGGATGGGGTTGGCCCACCCTCAAGGGGTACTGCTGGAGCCGGTCGGGTCCTTGTTTGAGGCTAGCAGAGGGCTGGACAGTGGGTTGGAGATGGCCGGTCATTCCAGCATCAGCCTAGTGGACATCAGCAACTGTAGCTACGACGATGAGGACGATGACATAACGGATATCACTTCTGGAATTTTGGCCGACTACTCCCTGGACTATGCTGACGAGGTCGGAGACGATCTAAGCCCCGCCCACCACCCCCACGGACGCTCCCTGCAGAACCCGGTGGGAACCCCTGACTCCATGGACACCCTGGACATGCTGTCGCTGTCATTGTCGGTTACCACCGCCAGCCCCTGTGAGGCCTTCAGCCTTGATGAcgtctttctccatccctcctcctccctctcctcctctttcacctcctcatctctcctccccaaGTCCCTGGACAGTGGCTACGACACAGAGAACAATGAAAGCCCAGAGTTCATCCTAAAGGAGGGAGGTGGGAATGGGGACTTCCTATTGGACTGCGAAGGAAACCAGCAACAACACCCAGTCCTCGGTGGGAGCCACCTGGCCCGCGGTGGGGTTAGCCAGGGGCCGAGGTCGGACCAGATGGTTCTTCAGCAGGTGGACCTGGGTGATGGGGTTGGGGTCACTCTGtgtacctcttcctcctctggctgcactgagatgcagctaAAGGGACTACGTGATAAGAATCCGTTCGTGGACTCTGCCTACTTCTCTGACTACGACGCGGAGAACGAGAGGAGTCCCCAGGATGAAGGGAGTAACTTCTTCTCCAGTCCAGGAGATAAGAAGGACTTTGTGGGGCACACAGCCTCGAAACAGAGGATACGGTcggcgaggagagaggacggtTACCgtgacctgacagacctgacaggaaacacaaacacaaatggAGTGGTGGTGTTTGACACTACCACaggttcctctccctcctcggcCCCCGGCCCGCGCCTCTCCATGCTGGCCCCCTTCCCCCCTCAGATGGGGGGCTGTCTGGCCAAAGAGTCCGCCCCTGACGATGCTGTAGGCCTGGAGTCTGAGCACAGCGGCGAGGAGCCGGCATCTGGGTGCAGCTCCACCATGGTGTCTGAGGGTTCCTCCACAGTGCAGGAGGCTTCAGCCAGACACCCTGACCAGGAGAACCATCACAGGGCCTCAGAGGATGACTACTCCCCCATCCAGTCCCTGGGCTCCGACTCTACCATagactacagagaggaggtgatgaaagagaaggaggaggacggggagggagagcagggatcGACTGAGGAGGACATGCCAGAGTTTAATCAGGTCGACGAggatggagagaatggagagagaggaggagaagaggaggagtatgaggagttagaggaggagaacgaagaggaggaggagaaggctgGCTACAGCAGACACCAGAACGGTCCTGTTGGCCTCCTCACCTcatctccctcgctcctctcctgctCCCCCTCACTCCAGGAGCTGTGTCGAGAGGTGGAGAGGCGAGCTCCTCTAACCGAGGGGGAGGAGTCAGACGACAGTGAGTCAGAGGAGGAGCTGCGGAGCTACAACCTGCAGGAGGAGCTGAGCGAGgaggacagtgagggagag GTGATGGGGGTGCCGGTGGTGGTGAGCGATAGTAGTGGGGCCAGAAACCTCCGCAGCCTCCTCAAGATGCCTACGCTCCTCACACAGTCCTTCTGTGACGAGCTGGACAGGAAGAAGAAAGCCGTGTCCTTCTTTGATGACGTCACCGTCTTCCTGTTCGACCAG GAGAGCCCCACAGGAGAGCTGGCTGACTTCACGTTTCCCCCAGGAGCAGAGTCCAGCGGCCAGGCCTCAGGCGGGGAGAACCCCCAACCGGACCTCCAGCCCCACCCCACCAtgggccaccaccaccaccaccccaccatgGGCCACCACCTCCACCCCCCGGGCAGGGCACCACACGCCTCAGAGGACTCTGATGGCAACATGTCAGAAGAAG GTGGTGGGTTTGAGTGGGAGGATGACATCCCATTGATGACCAGCCCGTTGTCCAGCCCGTCTACAGCTGAGCCACCGGTCTCCGATCCCATCCCGGTCCCTGCTGCCAAGCCTCCCGAGGACAAGCCTCCCGAGGACAAGCCGGTAGCAGTAACAGCAGCATCACAGTTCTCCCGCTTCAGCGTGTCCCGCTCCCGCTTCTCCATCACACACGTCCCCAATCCAGACATGAACTCTGGAG GGAGCAGTGAAGATGGAGAGAGGCAGTGA
- the LOC118938485 gene encoding zinc finger protein 239-like gives MAYHHDADETENNLTRSEHLKKPQQRRKPYRCPQCGNSFAASNTLKYNLRIHTGEKPYYCSQCGKSFAASNTLKYHLRIHTGEKPYSCSQCGKSFTCPGCLKVHRRSNTGEKPYRCSQCGKSFTASHTLKFHLRIHTGERPYPCLDCGKGFVSAGAITIHQRVHTGEKPYSCHLCGKCFSVSEKLTLHQRIHSGEKPYSCDRCGKCFARSGELTTHQKTHTGVKPYSCDQCGKSFARASPLNRHQRTHTGEKPYSWNQCGKSFARASPLNRHQRTHTGKKPYSCDQCGKRFSQSGTLNSHQRTHTGEKPYVCLCGKIFSHLGPMKKHHKATICHISSLSYPVPDP, from the exons ATGGCG TATCATCATGATGCTGACGAGACAGAGAATAATCTCACCAGATCAGAACATCTCAAGAAACCCCAGCAGAGAC GGAAACCATACCGCTGCCCTCAATGCGGGAACTCTTTTGCTGCATCTAACACCTTAAAATATAATCTAAGAATccatacaggagagaaaccgtactactgctctcagtgtggaaagagttttgctGCATCTAACACTTTAAAATATCACCTGAGAATccatacaggagagaaaccgtatagctgctctcagtgtgggaagagtttcacgtGTCCAGGGTGTCTTAAAGTACACAGAAGAAGCaatacaggagagaaaccttacagaTGCTcacagtgtgggaagagtttcactgCTTCTCACACCTTAAAATTTCATCTGAGAATTCATACAGGGGAGAGGCCTTACCCCTGCCTTGATTGTGGGAAAGGTTTTGTTAGTGCAGGAGCCATAACTATACACCAGCGtgtacacactggagagaagccttatagctgtcaTCTGTGTGGAAAGTGCTTTTCTGTTTCAGAAAAACTAACTCTACACCAGCGGATACACagtggagagaaaccttatagttgTGATCGGTGTGGGAAATGCTTTGCTCGGTCAGGAGAGCTGACTACacaccagaaaacacacactggagtgaagccttatagctgtgatcagtgtggaaagagctttgctcGAGCTTCCCCCCTGAATagacaccagcgaacacacactggagagaagccttatagttggaatcagtgtggaaagagctttgctcGAGCTTCCCCCCTGAATagacaccagcgaacacacactggaaagaagccttatagctgtgatcagtgtgggaagagattCAGTCAATCAGGGACACTGAAttcacaccagcgaacacacactggagagaaaccttatgtCTGTCTATGTGGAAAGATATTTTCTCATTTAGGGCCAATGAAAAAACACCATAAAGCAACAATATGCcatatttcatctctctcctaTCCAGTTCCAGATCCCTAA